A stretch of the Hevea brasiliensis isolate MT/VB/25A 57/8 unplaced genomic scaffold, ASM3005281v1 Scaf171, whole genome shotgun sequence genome encodes the following:
- the LOC131176571 gene encoding uncharacterized protein LOC131176571 isoform X4, producing the protein MTLLLSRWPLVSFSLEPLLSFSFALFVAELSVLKNCFIGKGILSNCTCFERFRSSGAKKTMKEEALDSLKTMGSASIDGKKPPSPVQAFLGAISAGVISLVLYKFTTTIEAALNGQTMADNFSVGSILAFNSFMEGSTREKSESEGNE; encoded by the exons ATGACCCTTCTCCTCTCCAGGTGGCCACTAGTGTCCTTCTCACTGGAGCCATTGCTGTCTTTCTCTTTCGCTCTATTCGTCGCCGAGCTAAGCGTGCTAAAGAACTG CTTCATCGGGAAAGGAATTTTGAGCAACTGTACGTGTTTTGAGAGATTTAGGTCATCAGGGGCGAAGAAAACAATGAAAGAGGAGGCGTTAGATAGTTTGAAAACAATGGGATCTGCTTCAATTGATGGTAAGAAACCTCCTTCACCAGTTCAGGCATTTTTAGGGGCAATATCAGCAGGAGTGATTTCACTTGTACTCTATAAGTTCACTACTACTATTGAGGCAGCTCTTAACGGCCAGACCATGGCAGATAATTTCTCGGTTGGTTCCATT CTTGCCTTCAACTCTTTCATGGAAGGTTCTACTAGGGAGAAAAGTGAAAGTGAAGGCAATGAGTAG
- the LOC110655316 gene encoding uncharacterized protein LOC110655316, which produces MDTDRPHRSNSNNNSSSTSSTSELFICFTSRLPSSSMKISSKSILSPGRAREPSQISLSNSLSRRLRTNGSMKGGQASPMFPTNGKKRGCAFENPEPSSPKVTCIGQVRVKTKKQGKKLRTRSQRRGEVSFRRVDQTSTSNSSNIEASNHQDFTHNHANNQFLNQQQQQECLPHRNQRWVHLPLTICEALRAFGAEFNCFLPCRSSCMASEKEKEDKAAGSSNSSSCGAVFARWLVAVQEGDEKGREIELVVGEDEEEDREDSTERRRSYRRHVFEEIEFKEEKYGEGNESMQEEEARVSICIPPKNALLLMRCRSDPVRMAALANKFWEAPLPNDEDEEAGEDDGKEEEEKENVEVEAGHDEERQRTQLEQEMKHGGDLINESCVSCEAVEEHQIQETEASLVNLEGEDGEDCQESSTEIRCVKEGNLEEQEEKTEIQVNQQQETLLDDSSPSREETEDPEYLKDDENEEELLQDSRDNLERRLSRAEDDEQERNFSDDNVSVHQKESEEAGQDLVEDQESKSAETARALAEEFARQETHEQRDSTCMQEEEEEEEEEDTVAHERSKSVDPTGQEGQSDLKSKESESQPVLPECLLLMMCEPKLSMEVSKETWVCSTDFIRWLPEHSRPVKKKEGGDEAKKKRNSIDINPPPVHNNWQQPPRSSCSYPAKPPARAAGAESMSTVIEQKLVGTKGIEPFVLTRCKSEPMRSAAKLAPEACFWKNRKLEPHRPATLGVGKAGVGF; this is translated from the coding sequence atggACACTGATAGACCCCATCGCTCCAATAGCAACAACAATTCCAGCAGTACTAGCAGCACTAGCGAACTTTTTATTTGCTTCACCTCTCGCCTCCCTTCTTCTTCTATGAAGATCTCTTCTAAGTCTATCCTTAGTCCTGGCCGCGCTAGGGAACCTTCTCAAATCTCTCTCTCTAACTCTCTTAGCAGAAGATTAAGAACTAATGGTAGCATGAAAGGTGGCCAAGCTTCTCCAATGTTCCCCACTAATGGCAAGAAACGTGGCTGTGCCTTTGAAAATCCTGAACCTTCTTCTCCAAAGGTTACCTGCATTGGTCAGGTCAGAGTCAAGACCAAGAAACAGGGCAAGAAACTCAGAACAAGATCTCAAAGAAGAGGTGAGGTAAGTTTTAGAAGAGTAGACCAAACCAGCACCAGCAATAGTAGCAATATTGAAGCCAGTAATCATCAAGATTTTACTCACAACCATGCAAACAATCAATTTCTGAATCAGCAGCAACAACAGGAATGCTTGCCTCATCGGAATCAGAGATGGGTACATCTACCTTTGACCATATGCGAAGCTTTAAGGGCTTTTGGTGCTGAATTTAACTGCTTTCTACCCTGCCGCTCCTCCTGTATGGCAAGCGAGAAAGAGAAGGAAGATAAGGCTGCGGGATCGAGCAATAGCAGCTCTTGTGGGGCGGTTTTTGCTCGGTGGCTGGTGGCAGTGCAAGAGGGAGACGAAAAGGGAAGAGAGATAGAGTTGGTGGTTGgcgaagatgaagaagaagacagGGAAGATAGTACAGAGAGGAGGAGGAGCTATAGGAGGCATGTGTTTGAAGAGATTGAATTCAAGGAAGAGAAATATGGAGAAGGAAACGAAAGTATgcaagaagaggaagcaagggTGAGTATTTGCATCCCACCAAAGAATGCTTTGTTGTTGATGAGGTGCAGATCTGACCCTGTGAGAATGGCTGCTCTTGCTAATAAATTCTGGGAAGCACCGCTTCCAAATGATGAGGATGAGGAAGCTGGTGAAGATGAtggaaaagaggaagaagaaaaggaaaacgTAGAAGTTGAAGCAGGTCACGATGAAGAGAGGCAAAGAACACAACTTGAGCAAGAAATGAAGCATGGAGGGGATTTGATAAACGAAAGCTGCGTTTCTTGTGAAGCCGTTGAAGAGCATCAAATTCAAGAAACTGAAGCGAGTCTGGTTAATTTGGAGGGAGAAGATGGAGAAGATTGCCAAGAGAGCAGCACAGAAATACGTTGTGTGAAGGAAGGGAATTTAGAAGAGCAAGAAGAGAAAACAGAAATTCAGGTGAACCAGCAGCAAGAAACTCTATTGGATGATTCTTCTCCTTCACGGGAAGAAACCGAAGATCCAGAGTACTTGAAAGATGATGAAAATGAAGAGGAGTTGCTCCAAGACAGTCGAGATAATCTAGAACGAAGGCTCAGCAGAGCAGAAGACGACGAACAAGAGAGAAATTTCAGTGATGACAACGTGTCCGTACATCAAAAAGAATCCGAAGAAGCTGGCCAAGACTTAGTAGAAGACCAAGAATCAAAATCAGCAGAGACTGCTCGAGCTTTAGCAGAAGAATTTGCAAGACAAGAAACACATGAACAGAGAGATTCAACCTGCATgcaagaagaggaagaggaagaagaagaagaagatacagTGGCCCATGAAAGATCCAAATCCGTAGACCCGACAGGCCAAGAAGGTCAAAGTGATTTGAAGTCGAAGGAGAGTGAAAGTCAGCCTGTGTTACCAGAATGCTTGTTGTTAATGATGTGTGAGCCCAAGCTGTCAATGGAGGTATCCAAGGAAACCTGGGTATGCAGTACGGATTTTATCAGATGGTTACCAGAGCATTCAAGGCCGGTCAAGAAAAAAGAAGGTGGAGATGAGGCCAAGAAGAAAAGGAACAGCATTGACATCAATCCTCCGCCTGTGCACAATAACTGGCAGCAACCACCTAGGTCTTCTTGTTCATATCCGGCCAAGCCGCCGGCTCGTGCCGCTGGCGCAGAGTCTATGTCTACAGTGATAGAGCAGAAGCTGGTGGGAACCAAGGGTATTGAGCCGTTTGTGCTAACTCGCTGCAAGTCGGAGCCGATGAGGTCGGCGGCTAAGCTCGCACCAGAGGCTTGTTTTTGGAAGAATAGGAAGCTGGAGCCGCATCGTCCGGCTACGCTGGGGGTGGGCAAGGCTGGGGTTGGGTTTTAA
- the LOC131176571 gene encoding uncharacterized protein LOC131176571 isoform X3: MTLLLSRWPLVSFSLEPLLSFSFALFVAELSVLKNWSSGAKKTMKEEALDSLKTMGSASIDGKKPPSPVQAFLGAISAGVISLVLYKFTTTIEAALNGQTMADNFSEIINVLCYLARFVNSVGLFLYSAQLAFNSFMEGSTREKSESEGNE, encoded by the exons ATGACCCTTCTCCTCTCCAGGTGGCCACTAGTGTCCTTCTCACTGGAGCCATTGCTGTCTTTCTCTTTCGCTCTATTCGTCGCCGAGCTAAGCGTGCTAAAGAACTG GTCATCAGGGGCGAAGAAAACAATGAAAGAGGAGGCGTTAGATAGTTTGAAAACAATGGGATCTGCTTCAATTGATGGTAAGAAACCTCCTTCACCAGTTCAGGCATTTTTAGGGGCAATATCAGCAGGAGTGATTTCACTTGTACTCTATAAGTTCACTACTACTATTGAGGCAGCTCTTAACGGCCAGACCATGGCAGATAATTTCTCG GAAATTATAAATGTGTTGTGTTACCTTGCAAGATTCGTCAATTCTGTTGGTTTATTCCTTTATTCTGCCCAGCTTGCCTTCAACTCTTTCATGGAAGGTTCTACTAGGGAGAAAAGTGAAAGTGAAGGCAATGAGTAG
- the LOC131176571 gene encoding uncharacterized protein LOC131176571 isoform X1 produces MTLLLSRWPLVSFSLEPLLSFSFALFVAELSVLKNCFIGKGILSNCTCFERFRSSGAKKTMKEEALDSLKTMGSASIDGKKPPSPVQAFLGAISAGVISLVLYKFTTTIEAALNGQTMADNFSEIINVLCYLARFVNSVGLFLYSAQLAFNSFMEGSTREKSESEGNE; encoded by the exons ATGACCCTTCTCCTCTCCAGGTGGCCACTAGTGTCCTTCTCACTGGAGCCATTGCTGTCTTTCTCTTTCGCTCTATTCGTCGCCGAGCTAAGCGTGCTAAAGAACTG CTTCATCGGGAAAGGAATTTTGAGCAACTGTACGTGTTTTGAGAGATTTAGGTCATCAGGGGCGAAGAAAACAATGAAAGAGGAGGCGTTAGATAGTTTGAAAACAATGGGATCTGCTTCAATTGATGGTAAGAAACCTCCTTCACCAGTTCAGGCATTTTTAGGGGCAATATCAGCAGGAGTGATTTCACTTGTACTCTATAAGTTCACTACTACTATTGAGGCAGCTCTTAACGGCCAGACCATGGCAGATAATTTCTCG GAAATTATAAATGTGTTGTGTTACCTTGCAAGATTCGTCAATTCTGTTGGTTTATTCCTTTATTCTGCCCAGCTTGCCTTCAACTCTTTCATGGAAGGTTCTACTAGGGAGAAAAGTGAAAGTGAAGGCAATGAGTAG
- the LOC131176571 gene encoding uncharacterized protein LOC131176571 isoform X5, whose product MTLLLSRWPLVSFSLEPLLSFSFALFVAELSVLKNCFIGKGILSNCTCFERFRSSGAKKTMKEEALDSLKTMGSASIDGKKPPSPVQAFLGAISAGVISLVLYKFTTTIEAALNGQTMADNFSLAFNSFMEGSTREKSESEGNE is encoded by the exons ATGACCCTTCTCCTCTCCAGGTGGCCACTAGTGTCCTTCTCACTGGAGCCATTGCTGTCTTTCTCTTTCGCTCTATTCGTCGCCGAGCTAAGCGTGCTAAAGAACTG CTTCATCGGGAAAGGAATTTTGAGCAACTGTACGTGTTTTGAGAGATTTAGGTCATCAGGGGCGAAGAAAACAATGAAAGAGGAGGCGTTAGATAGTTTGAAAACAATGGGATCTGCTTCAATTGATGGTAAGAAACCTCCTTCACCAGTTCAGGCATTTTTAGGGGCAATATCAGCAGGAGTGATTTCACTTGTACTCTATAAGTTCACTACTACTATTGAGGCAGCTCTTAACGGCCAGACCATGGCAGATAATTTCTCG CTTGCCTTCAACTCTTTCATGGAAGGTTCTACTAGGGAGAAAAGTGAAAGTGAAGGCAATGAGTAG